The DNA region GCGCTGTGCAGATCTTAAGAGGATTTATGTCGTTGGATTTGTGGGAGGCTGTTAGTGGGAATCACTTTTGTCTAATTATTAATGAACGGTTGCTCCTGTTGTAACATCTTGCCTTCCATTTTTCCAGCCACCTAAGTTAGGGTGGTTGGAGCTTAAGTAGACAGACCATTCCTTTACTTACAGTTAAGTGCTTTTGTCAATGGATTTTCCAGCATGTTTGGATCAGGTTTCGTGAGGGGAGcatctttcctcttcttctccccatGAACACTTTTCCATGCCAGATGCTGATGGAGCGAAGCTGTTAGTGATCTTGAAATCTATTTGGCAGAACCAGCATCTGCTCGATCATAAAACAGGACGTCCGTCTGtgctctgctgttgtttttatttttctagaGTGTTTCTCTGTGTAAGTTTGAGTGTCTCAACTGAACTCAAACCATGTTACTGGAACTTATACCATCAGAATTGTTTCGATattgatttatctttttttttatctcttagTTGGCAGGTTCATTAGAAGGATaatgacataaacacacacttcatagAATGCGCTCTGCAattattttctgacattagCATCTAGCATTGCTAATTTATGTAAAGGATTGTTTTTGCACATCATTGCCGCATTGTGTCTTATATAGTAGTTCTTGTGGGGaggttttcttctttgtctttttttgtctgttaTGCATTAATTTTCTTACACATTATTTTAGTATTTGTTGTCTTGTCTGGCAAAATGCCATACTCtgttattattgtaaataaCTCAAGAACATACTCACCAGCTCCACCACGACATACAACTTCATAGTCTTAAACAGCAAATCAGAATTAGAGTATTTCATTCATAACTAACTACATTTTCTTCAACAGCACTTAAAGAATAATTCCTTCCCCGCCTGTCGCAGTGTATATTTATAGACATTGCATGATCTAAGCCAATATGCCACTGTAGATTAGGCTGGGTACCATTaacctgtttttttccctcttcaaAAAAGCCATCGAGAAAACCGAGGAGAAGTCACACTTACCCTCCTCCAGCCATTAACCTTCTCTGGCCTGGtgtcacatttcatttcaaacaccATGTTGAAGGAACAGTCGGTGATTAGAACTAGGTGTTGTGTTGCATTGACGTAGGAAAGGAGGAAGAATTGCTGTGAAAAGATACTgtcatttttgtaatttttgtttCGTTTTGTTTTCCGTGTGACTCTGGCAACATTTGTCGATCAGTCAACATCCCAAAAAATGCTGGTAAGTCGACCTTGATAACGGCCACTTGATTGATGCActgttgtgatctttttttcctgtgttttattCCTTTAATCCATTGTTTTTATTCGACCAATAAGCTGGCTGTCACTTGTTAATTGCACATCATGGACCTGGGTGTACGGGTCACTCGTGTATTCCACCCTGATTCTCcttcttatgtgtgtgtgcgtgtgcatctgtgtgcgtgtttgtgtgcgtacGTGACATGTGAGTGAGTTGGGTTGGTGTCATGGTGACTACTCATCTTTTTGGATTTGGAGAGGAGCTCAAAATGTCCACTGCCTGCTTTCTTCAGCATCTGTCCTCTCCTGCACACTCACCCCCACTTCTTCAACTTTCAATCACTTGCTCTTCAGTCAGTGTCTGATTtgccttttgttttattcattcgTTTTTATGTTTTGGGGTGACGATCACTCATGCATGACTGACGGCCTGCCCCTCTGCATTTTGTCGAGCGAATCCTGAATATCTGTCTGTGCAATATGTGTCTTACTTCACGTTCCCTGTTGGATCAGTATGCCATAATGAATGGACTACATTTCACCTGTCCTGCTAGTGCTATGCTACCCATTGTGGTTATGACTCTCGATTGCTTTTGATTGCTTGTGTCACCCCACACTGCCTCCATGATTCGACTCTCATCCATCTGATTTTATCACTGTGGCTTGAAATCTAACTGTGGGCTTTTCTGGGTCCTACGATTGTATCACTGCATGGAAACTGAGATGAATGATGTCCCTCCTTTTTATCGTAAGCTTGACCTGAGCTCGATTTTGGAATGGAGCTTGAACTGCGGCTTTTACTCAGactaacatttatttttcttggctGAGTTAAAGCCATTTGATTTGATGATCTTATAGCTTGCAGATATGCTTTACTCTTAATCTGCTTATTATATAATTTCATCCTATTACGGTTGGGGTTCTATAGCATTTTATCAAACCTTTCcacaaatggaaaataaattcaATTTGAATCTTATTAACTCAAAGTTAAGCTTTCAAGAATTTTTTTAAGTAGCATTACACAAACAAGTACATGGAGCCAAAGCTCAATGATGTCACTCAAAGAAGTGAAGATTTGcctaatgttttttatttagctACATAAGCACTTAGATGTCTTGTGCTCTGcatttaaaagacaaataacTTGGAACTAACTGgaacaacaataaaatgtatcaGGCTATTGCATCCCAACcataaatctaatctaataccCCTACTGTTGCACTATTGGACTCTTTCTTTCGGGCTCACTacataaaagttgtttttaaacctCTTAGCCATagaattatactttattttGGAGAACTTACCAAATGGAAGTCCAGACATAATATGGACAGTAAATTAGTTATTGTTGCTGGACTTGCCTACAAACTCCATTGACTTTTGCATTATATCCTCTTCCATTCATCTGCAACTCACAGAGCATAGCCTGCCACAACACATTGCTTCTGGCCCTAATCAGCCGCTTGCTCCCGTGGCCATCGAAGGCAGTGCACCTTAAAGCAGCCAGCGATCTGTATGTGTTAACAGGCTGTTCTTCTTTTCCAGTCAACGCCCCTCCACCTCGCTGCTGGCTACAACCGTGTGCGCATTGTTCAGCTCCTGCTCCAGCATGGAGCCGACGTTCATGCCAAAGACAAAGGGTGAGACATCCTGGCTGCCTGAAGAACAGAATTTATCATCCAGTCATTTTCATTGACAGTAACCTGACTCTCTTGTTCCTGCAGTGGCCTGGTTCCTCTTCACAATGCTTGTTCCTATGGTCACTTTGAGGTCACCGAGCTTCTGCTTAAAGTAAGAAAAGTCTAACTCCTAACTTGATATTCTCCATGTCAGGATTCGTTCAATAAAGCAAATCCAAACTTAACTTTTACTGCCTTCATGGTTCcatatttattttccatgcTTCATGGGGGAATGTAAACTTTTTTAAGCCAATATTAGTATGGGTGCAAAGTGCATTGCAGGGTTGTGTGGTATATTTAAAGACAATTTATATTACCCACCTTCTCCACTTAACCCAGGAAATAATAAATGCATTATCCCATCTTATAATTTAAGCACATTTGGATCAAGCAATCCCACGCCAGTTATTTGCCCTGTCTATAACCTGTGCTCTGATGCTCCCTCTGTAGCATGGAGCCTGTGTCAACGCCATGGACTTGTGGCAGTTCACTCCTCTCCACGAAGCAGCGTCCAAGAACCGAGTGGAGGTCTGCTCCCTGCTGTTGAGCCACGGGGCCGACCCCACCCTGCTGAACTGCCACAGCAAGAGCGCCGTGGACATGGCCCCCACCCCAGAGCTTAAAGAAAGGCTCACCTGTGAGTTCTCTCtgtgacacacatacactgtgaTGAATGGATAACACTTCAGTAAAGCATAAGTAGCCTGACACCATTCACACTCAgttaaaacaaattatatttccattaattttctttttctctttcatgtAGATGAGTTCAAAGGTCACTCACTGCTGCAGGCGGCTCGGGAGGCCGACATGGCCAAAGTGAAGAAGACGCTCGCTCTGGAGATCATCAGCTTCAAACATCCTCAGACCAACGAGACAGCTCTGGTCAGAACCAAGTCTTATACTTAtgtttgagataaacattttcatattcaattACAGCTTTGAAACAACATTTTTCTTATTGGTTACAAATTCTGCGTATGTCGACTTACAACAATGTAATTTCAAATTTTATAGAAAATTAACCAGGTGAATTTGAAGTTTCCTTCCAGTCATAGGCTACATGTCCAGTGATGTACAGTTTATATTCATTTGATGTCCAGGCAGTTGTATGTGATTATTTGAACAGATTGACTTTGCAAAGACCTTTGCTCACACTAATGTAATGATGATGTCTGTTGCAGCACTGTGCTGTGGCCTCCCCCCACCCCAAGAGGAAGCAGGTGACTGAGTTGTTGCTGCGTAAAGGTGCCAACATCAATGAGAAGAACAAAGAGTAAGTTTAACAGCATTTAGATtttatgttgattgttttttaatttagtaAACTTGTCAAATCATTAAAAAGTTAATTGTATTTTCCAGACACATTAAATGCTAAGAACAAAGGATAATGGATCAGAAATGGTGATAACTTTCTCGTCTCTTGTGTCTTCCAGCTTCATGACTCCCCTGCATGTTGCTGCAGAGAGAGCTCACAATGACATCCTGGAGGTGCTGCAGAAACACGGAGCAAAGGTCTGTTGTTTGATTCCCTTTTCACGTGTTCATTCTGTGCAGCCAACTTTTCAGGGAAAATGTTAACCATGTTTATTTGTCAGTCGAAGGTTCAATGTATCAATGTTCCATAAACTTCACATTACAGTGGATAGAAATGTGTTTGCTTTAGAACTGTGTGGCTggacctcacctcctcctcctctgactccaggTAAATGCCGTGGACACACTGGGTCAGACAGCGCTTCATAGGGCTGCGCTGGCTGGTCACATCCAGACCTGCAAGCTTCTGCTGAGCTACGGGGCCGACCCCTCCATCGTCTCTCTGCAGGGGTTCACCGCTGCCCAGATGGGCAACGAGGCTGTACAACAGATTCTTAATGGTAAGCAGAGCCGCTGCACTTTTCCCTCATTAACacagtttgtttgttaaagtctGAGAATGAAAATGCCCTCCAGAAATAGGAACTCTCTTTTGTATCCAGTGTTATGTTTAGCTCTTCAGTAAATTTCAGTGGTCAATGATTTTATCAAAGAGTCTTGAAAGGGATTTACCTGATTTCAAACTTGGAACATAGGATATTTCTcatgttatgtttgtttttgtttttttctctagaAAATGTTCCCACACGTAACTCTGACGTGGACTACCGATTTTTGGAGGCAGCCAAAGCAGGAGATCTGGAGACAGTGCAAGTAAGTTCACTTTATCTTCTGTAGTAGTGGCTACAGTTTAGGTTTTAGACATGCTACCTAGTTTGTTTAATATATTCAGAGTTCATTTTCACTTGCTAATATTGGCAGCAAAACTGTTATCATACCTTTGTACACCAGTGGCTGTGAAAACTCCTATAAAGTAGTAAAGTAAACATCCTATAAAGCCATAAATGACAAGCCAGTCAGTTGAGTGTCTAATTGTCacattgtctgtgtttattgCAGCAACTTTGCACCCCTCAGAACGTAAACTGCCGGGACCTGGAGGGCCGCCACTCCACTCCTCTGCACTTTGCAGCTGGTTACAACCGAGTTGCTGTAGTTGAATATCTGTTGCACCATGGAGCTGATGTCCATGCCAAAGACAAGGGGTAAGTTCTGCAACTAGCTTACCTGTGGGTTTGTTTTATAATGTAACAAATAAATGACgtttaaagatttttttgaaCATGAATGTCATCACTCTGATGATCTATTCCTGGATATTTGCaatatgttaaatgtttgagTTTATTTTGCAGCAGTCTCAAATACAAAGTTTAATGTCGGTGCACAACACCTTGTCGATCTGGTGTGAAGAGTTTTGCTTCtgcttttcctcctccagtggtCTGGTCCCCCTCCACAACGCATGCTCCTACGGACACTATGAAGTGGCTGAGCTGCTGGTCAGACACGGAGCCTCAGTCAACGTGGCCGACCTGTGGAAGTTCACCCCCCTTCATGAGGCTGCAGCCAAAGGCAAATATGAGATCTGCAAACTGCTGCTCAAAGTAAGGCTCCTTTCGTGATCATCTTAcacaaatgttgtctttattaATTCGTGTCCTCTGTCAGTGATTGATACGATGACTGTCTGTTTGACCTGCTCAGCACGGAGCCGACCCCTCCAAGAAGAACCGTGATGGCAACATGCCGCTGGACATGGTGAAGGACGGCGACACAGACATCCAGGACCTGCTGAGGGGGGACGCTGCCCTGCTGGACGCTGCAAAGAAGGGCTGCCTGGCCCGAGTCCAGAAGCTCTGCTCCCCAGAGAATATcaactgcagagacacacagggacgcAACTCCACACCGCTCCACCTCGCAGGTAATAAACACCAGCTGCTTAAATGCGtcattgattttgttttcctgGTACAAAAGTACTCCCACTCCTGATGAGGCATTTATGAAAGGTTGATCTATTTTTCTGATATGTCTAGTCCTTTATAGAAACATGAAGTGAATAACATTGTCTCTGATGCTGTTtgtacttttaaaaatgtttttcttgtctCTTCTCTGTATGCAATAtgcttttatttgtctgagatatgaaagacaaaaaacaaccaaacataTCTTGATCTCAGTGAGACTATATGATTAAGAGCTTGTATATAAAGTTTTTagaaaaaggtaaataaaatgCTGCACTTATATGGGATGTTCAATAATGTACATCGTCATGCTCTAATGTCCTTTTCCTTCTCAGCTGGCTACAACAACCTTGAGGTGGCCGAGTATCTGCTGGAACATGGGGCTGATGTCAACGCCCAGGACAAAGGAGGCCTTATCCCTCTTCATAATGCTGCGTCTTATGGGGTCAGTGTTGATGACATCAACTCTACGACATTTCATATCAAATGCAGATGAAGTGCTGTATGATTTAAGAACCTAACATAATCTCAAATTGGTAACATATTTTGACTAAAAGATATTTATTGTGTCGATGGTCTAAATGTTTAATTAGTTCTGTTATTGTATTTAAGATAAATTGTATCCTTTTTTTGTCTGGTTCAGAGACTGACACTGactcttcctctgtcttctctcttccCCACAGCACGTGGACATTGCAGCTCTACTGATCAAGTACAATACGTGCGTGAATGCTACAGACAAATGGGCTTTCACGCCGCTCCACGAGGCTGCCCAGAAGGGTCGGACTCAGCTGTGTGCGCTGCTGCTGGCTCATGGAGCCGACCCCACCATGAAGAACCAGGAGGGCCAGACTGCTCTGGACCTGGCCACGGTAACTGCTTCTGTCAGCGGCTTAGTTAGTACTGTGCAGTAAATATTTTCAGGCCAAGATTAGTGATGTGGAAGTGATGCATGTAAAAAGAAATCATAAAACGGCCAAATTTGCTTGATTTGATAGAAAAACTAATGTACTTTTCCTGCAGGCTGATGATATCCGGGCCTTGCTGATGGACGCCATGCCACCAGATGCCCTGCCCAGCTGCTTTAAGCCGCAGACCACAGTGGTCAGCGCCTCCGTTATCTCTCCTGCCTCCACGCCATCCTGTCTGTCAGCCGCCAGCAGCATAGACAACCTGTCTGGTCCGCTCACCGAGCTGGCTGCTGCCGCCGGCTCCTCAGGAGTGGCCGACGGAGCCACGGGCACTGACCGCAAGGAAGGGGAAAGTAAGTGTTATCTATTCTTAATATCTCATACTGATCAGTTTACAATGTAGGTggacacagagaaaatgtgGATACTGATctcatgtctgtttgtgtttttcatagtAACAATGCTGGACATGAACATAAGTCAGTTCATGAAGAGCCTGGGTCTGGAGCACCTGAGGGACATCTTCGAGAGGGAGCAGGTCAGCTTCCTCAGAAATACTTTTACTGAAGCTTAACcattgtgtctttgttgtctGTCATTCAATCGATCCCATAAGTATAGTCCTAGTATATGTTTAAATGCAGTGAACCGTTTATACATGTTGAGATAAATtggttaaaaatgttttcttttctgtggaGCTGTTGCAGTGtgttaaatacacaaatagaAGGGGTCAGAATAACTTTGCTGTCTGCTTCTATGTTAACATTGCTCATGTCTGAGCAAACGGACGATTGGACTGGCTGGCATACATATTTCTCAACCTGCTCTATTCTTTTGCTTTTCCAGATCTCTATGGATGTGTTGGCTGACATGGGTCacgaggagctgaaggagatTGGAATCAATGCCTATGGCCACAGACACAAGCTGATCAAGGGCATTGAGAGGCTGCTGGGCGGCCAGCCGGGTGAGGAGGCGGGATTTATGTCTACGAACCAATTAAATCACCACAATCAGACATTTTTTGCGTAGAGGAGCTTTAAAATTaaactgttcttttcttttcagggTCTAACCCATACCTAGCATTCCACTGTGCCAGCCAGGGCACTATCCTGATAGACCTCGCCCCAGACGACAAGGAGTACCagtctgtggaggaggaggtgagtcCAGTTGATCtcatttatttactgtttttttttccactgttttTCGTAACCATCAGTGGTgagataaaaagaagaaaacgaTTGACTCATGGCTTGAATGTGTTCCTTATGATGACACCATGGTGGTTTTGTTGTGTCGGTCAGTTGCAGAGCACAATCCGAGAGCACAGGGACGGAGGCAACGCTGGCGGCGTGTTCAGCAAATACAACATCATCAAGGTCTGAGCCAGTTGTACCTTCTGCTTTGATAATTCACAGAACAATGAACTGCTTTTATAGGGAATCTTTCTTTGATAAATAGTCAAATTGCAAACTGACTAAATGTACTGAATCTACATTTTTAATCTTTGGTATAAAGCAGAAATAACGTCCAGTGTTTTGTCTGATGTGTGTCCTATTGTGCCTCACAGATTCAGAAGGTTGTAAATAAGAAGCTGAGAGAACGTTACACCCACCGGCAGAAGGAGATCGCAGATgagaaccacaaccaccacaaTGAGCGCATGTTGTTTCATGGtaaccaaacacacaccatGGTGTTGttgatttttgtgtgtgtgtgacagcatcAGAACTCGTTAATGTCTCATTTGTGTTCAGTTCTTAAAACACTAGAAGTTACTTTAGACTGTTAAACTTCAGgcatttatttgtaaagcactgTTTCAGTTACTGTATTTAACAAATATTGACACGTATATTTTTAAGGTTCCCCGTTCATCAACGCCATCATCCACAAAGGCTTCGATGAGCGCCATGCCTACATAGGAGGGATGTTTGGAGCAGGGATCTACTTTGCAGAGAATTCCTCAAAGAGCAACCAGTACGTCTACGGCATCGGTGGAGGCACGGGCTGCCCGACGCACAAAGACCGATCCTGCTACCTGTGCCACAGGTAACTGTGACTTAACTTGAACCTCGACACagaatatgtttgtgttttttctcaagATAAAGGATTTATATGTAATATTGTCGGGATATAGACACTTGTATAACCCCGTTCTTCTCATCTGAACTCTCAGGCAAATGCTGTTCTGCAGAGTGACCCTGGGGAAATCCTTCCTACAGTTCAGTGCCATGAAGATGGCCCACGCACCCCCGGGACACCATTCAGTCATCGGGCGGCCCAGCGTGAACGGCCTAGCCTACGCGGAGTACGTCATCTACAGAGGAGAGCAGGTACAAAAAGTTTCTTTCCCTAAATCCTGTGTAGGGCTTCAGTATTAACCAAAGATAAGTGAAATGTGCTAATC from Limanda limanda chromosome 5, fLimLim1.1, whole genome shotgun sequence includes:
- the LOC133001584 gene encoding poly [ADP-ribose] polymerase tankyrase-1 gives rise to the protein MAVSRRSSQQQQQQQSPLPSPPRNSSLTGAPPASPPMALLGSAVGSPEGERECSGGIDSALASSPDLPAPVLGSSASSTTTTSGGGGGGSSLSSPGSGAGSPADGSSGIGGAFRELFEACRNGDVSRVKRLVDSVNVNAKDMAGRKSTPLHFAAGFGRKDVVEHLLQTGANVHARDDGGLIPLHNACSFGHAEVVSLLLCQGADPNARDNWNYTPLHEAAIKGKIDVCIVLLQHGADPNIRNTDGKSALDLADPSAKAVLTGEYKKDELLEAARSGNEEKLMALLTPLNVNCHASDGRKSTSQKMLSTPLHLAAGYNRVRIVQLLLQHGADVHAKDKGGLVPLHNACSYGHFEVTELLLKHGACVNAMDLWQFTPLHEAASKNRVEVCSLLLSHGADPTLLNCHSKSAVDMAPTPELKERLTYEFKGHSLLQAAREADMAKVKKTLALEIISFKHPQTNETALHCAVASPHPKRKQVTELLLRKGANINEKNKDFMTPLHVAAERAHNDILEVLQKHGAKVNAVDTLGQTALHRAALAGHIQTCKLLLSYGADPSIVSLQGFTAAQMGNEAVQQILNENVPTRNSDVDYRFLEAAKAGDLETVQQLCTPQNVNCRDLEGRHSTPLHFAAGYNRVAVVEYLLHHGADVHAKDKGGLVPLHNACSYGHYEVAELLVRHGASVNVADLWKFTPLHEAAAKGKYEICKLLLKHGADPSKKNRDGNMPLDMVKDGDTDIQDLLRGDAALLDAAKKGCLARVQKLCSPENINCRDTQGRNSTPLHLAAGYNNLEVAEYLLEHGADVNAQDKGGLIPLHNAASYGHVDIAALLIKYNTCVNATDKWAFTPLHEAAQKGRTQLCALLLAHGADPTMKNQEGQTALDLATADDIRALLMDAMPPDALPSCFKPQTTVVSASVISPASTPSCLSAASSIDNLSGPLTELAAAAGSSGVADGATGTDRKEGEITMLDMNISQFMKSLGLEHLRDIFEREQISMDVLADMGHEELKEIGINAYGHRHKLIKGIERLLGGQPGSNPYLAFHCASQGTILIDLAPDDKEYQSVEEELQSTIREHRDGGNAGGVFSKYNIIKIQKVVNKKLRERYTHRQKEIADENHNHHNERMLFHGSPFINAIIHKGFDERHAYIGGMFGAGIYFAENSSKSNQYVYGIGGGTGCPTHKDRSCYLCHRQMLFCRVTLGKSFLQFSAMKMAHAPPGHHSVIGRPSVNGLAYAEYVIYRGEQAFPEYLITYQILKPESAAQAAAGAEQKS